The nucleotide window GCCACAAGGTGACCGGCTGCGACGCCAACGTCTACCCGCCGATGAGCACCCAGCTGGAAGCCCAGGGTATCGAACTGATCCAGGGTTTCGATGCGGACCAGGTGAAGCTGAACCCGGACCTGTACGTGATCGGCAACGTGGTTTCGCGGGGTAATCCGCTGGTCGAGGAAATCCTCAACCGCAGCCTGCCGTATGTGTCCGGCCCGCAGTGGATCGGCGAGCACATCCTGCGTGACAAATGGGTGCTGGCGGTGGCCGGCACGCACGGCAAGACCACCACCTCGTCGATGCTGGCCTGGATCCTGGAAGATGCGGGCTACGCGCCGGGCTTCCTGATCGGTGGCGTGCCGATGAACTTCGGCATTTCCGCGCGATTGCAGGGCCAAACCGCCGGCAAGAGCGGCGATTCGGCGTTCTTCGTCATCGAGGCGGACGAATACGACACGGCCTTCTTCGACAAGCGCAGCAAGTTCGTGCACTACCACGCCAAGACGGCGATCCTGAACAACCTGGAATACGACCATGCCGACATCTTCCCCGATATCGGTGCGATCGAAACCCAGTTCCACCACCTGGTGCGTACCGTGCCGGGCATCGGCCGCGTGATCGTCAACGGCGACGAAGAATCCCTGCAGCGCGTGATCCGGCGCGGCTGCTGGAGCGAGAAGGAAAGCTTCGGCAATGACGGCAACGCCAACTGGACGTTGAAGGAACATCCGGACGGCAGCTTCGACGTGCTGTTCAACGGCAAGTTCGAAGCGCTGATCAACTGGAAGCTGACCGGCCGCCACAACCGCTACAACGCGCTGGCCGCGATCGCCGCCGCCCGCAATGTCGGCGTGCCGGTCGCCCAGGCGGCCAAGTCACTGGAATCGTTCGAGAGCGTCAAGCGCCGGATGGAAGTGCGCGGCGTGGTGAACGGGGTGACGGTGTACGACGATTTCGCCCATCACCCGACCGCGATCGCCACCACCGTGGGCGGCCTGCGCCAGAAGCTGGGTGCCGATACGCGCATCCTCGCCGTGCTGGAGCCGCGCTCGAACACGATGAAGCTGGGCGCGATGAAGGATGCGCTGCCGGCCAGCCTGCGCGAGGCCGACTTCGTGTTCGGCTTCGGCAGCGAAAAGGCACTGGGCTGGAGCCTGGCCACCACGCTGGCGCCGATGGGTTCGAAGGCCGCGGGCTACGAGGATATCGACCTGATGGTGAAAGCCATCGTCGGCCAGGCGCGGCCGGGCGACCACGTGGTCGTCATGAGCAATGGCGGCTTCGGCGGCGTGCACGGCAAGCTGCTCGATGCGCTGCAGGCACTGAAGGCCTGAACGTGATGGCCGATGGACAGCGTGCCGCGGGCAAGATCCTGTACCTACACGGCTTCCGCTCGTCGCCGCTGTCGATGAAGGGCCGGCTGCTGGGCGAGCGGATGGCGCAGCTGGGCCGCGCCGCCGACTACCTGGCGCCGCAGTTGCCCGCATCGCCGAAGCTGGCGATGCAGCAGGCCATGGCACTGGTGGCCGGACTGCCCCGGGATCAGGTGGCCAATGAGCTGGCCATCGTCGGCTCGTCGCTGGGCGGCTATTACGCCACGTGGATGGCCGAGCAGCTGGGCTGCCGCGCCGCGCTGCTCAATCCCGCCGTCACGCCGCTGCGCGACCTGGAAAAATACGTGGGCATGACCACCATGTTCCACACTGGCGAGCCGTTCGAGTTCAAGCGCGAATATATCGCCGAGCTGGGCGAACTGGCCGTGCCCGCCATCACCCGGCCGGAACGCTACTACCTGCTGGCCGCCACCGGCGACGAAGTGCTGGACTGGCGCGACATGGTGGCGCATTACCCGGGTGCCCGGCAGCACGTGATCGACGGTTCCGACCACGGCATCGCCGAGTTCGCGGACTACGTCGATGAAGTGCTGGCCTTCTGCGGAATCGGGGCTGGATGAGGGAACGCTCGCTGCGCCGGGCCAACTGGTACCGGCATGTGCTGGCCGTGAACGCGCCGGTGGCGCTGGCGTGCTGGCTCACGTCGGGCGGTTCGCTGACGGCCCGGCTGAAAGCCCATGCCGGCACCTTCCGGGTGCAGGTGCTGCGCCAGCGGCCCGCGCAGTGCCTGGCCGACGAATCCGGCGCGCTGGGCCTGCCCCGCATCGGCAACGGGCGTGGCCGCTGCTGGGAACGGGAAGTGCTGCTGCGGTGTGATAATACGCCCGTGGTGTTCGCGCACACGGTGGTGCCGATGAGCGCGGACGCCGCCGACTGGCCGCTGTTTTCCGCGCTGGGCGAACGGTCGCTGGGCACCACCCTGTTCGGCGACCCGATGGTGGCGCGCGGCCCGCTCGAATATGCGCGGCTGCGCGGCAGCCATCCGCTGGCGCGCCGTGCCCGCGCCGCGCTGGCGGGACAGGGAATCGCCGTCCCCGACGAACTTTTGCTGTATGCACGGCGCTGCCTGTACCGGCGGCGCCAGGGCACGCTGCTGGTGACCGAGGTATTCCTCCCCCAGGTCGCGGCGCTGGTGCCGAAAACCTCCAACACGAGATGAACAATGAATGTCTTTTTTGAAGAATCCGGCGATTTCAAGGTCGGACAAGTGCTGTCCACCGCCGGCGAGGCTTACCAGGTGGAGATGGCCAGCGGCAAGCGCAGCAAGGTGAAAGCCAAGGATGTGCTGCTGCAGTATGACAAGCCCGCGCCCGAGGAGCTGATGGAGCAGGCGCGCGCGGTGGCGGCCGATGTCGACCTGGATTTCCTGTGGGAGGTGGCTGGCCAGGAAGAATTCGGGTTCGCCGAACTGGGCGCCGAGTACTTCGGCCATGCGCCGCTGCCCGCCGAGGCGGCGGGGCTGATCCTGGCGCTGCACACGGCGCCCGTGTATTTTCATAAAAAGGGCCGTGGGCGCTACAAGGCCGCGCCCGAGCAGACCCTGAAGGCCGCGCTGGCCGGCATCGAGAAGAAGAAGCAGCAGGCCATCGTCCAGCAGGGCTACGTGGACGAGCTGAAGGCGAACAAGCTGCCGCCCTCCATGGCGGGCATCGTGCAGCAGCTGCTGTTCAAGCCGGACAAGAACACCATCGAATACAAGGCGCTGGAAGCGGCCTGCAACGAGCTGCACACCACGCCGGCGCGCCTGATGCTGGCGGTGGGCGGCATCGGTTCGGCCAAGGACCTGCACATGGCCCGCTTCCTGTTCGAATCGTTCCCACGCGGGCATGGCTTCCCGGACGTGGCGGTGCCGCCGCCGCCGGCCGGCCTGCCGGTCGCCGCGGTCGAGGCATTCTCGATCGACGACGTGACCACGACCGAGATCGACGATGCCATGTCGATCGTCCACCTGGACGATGGCAAGGTGCGCATCGGCATCCACATCGCCGCGCCGGGCCTGGCCATCCGCCCGGACGATGTTATCGACAAGATCGCCCGCGCGCGCCTGTCCACTGTCTATATGCCGGGCGACAAGATCACCATGCTGCCGGATTCCGTGGTCGAGGCCTATACGCTGGCCGAGGGCAAGACGTGCCCGGCGCTGTCGCTGTATGCCACGCTCGATCCCGCCGACTGGACCGTGATCTCGACCGAGACGCGCGCCGAGATGGTGCCCATCGCGAACAACCTGCGCCACAACGATCTCGATGACGTGGTGAATGAACAGACGCTGGCCACTGGCGAGGGTGACTACCCGCGCAAGGCCGAGCTGACCTTGCTGTGGGCATGGGCGCAGCACCTGGAAGCGGGCCGCATGGCCAAGCGCGAGGCGTTCGGGCTGAAGCCGGAGCAGAACAACCGCGTCGACTTCAATTTCTATGTCGAGGACGATGTCGTCACGATCACGCGCCGCAAGCGTGGCGCGCCGCTGGACAAGATCGTGGCCGAGATGATGATCTTCGCCAACAGCACCTGGGGCAAGCTGATGCACGACCACGGCGTGCCCGGCATCTACCGCAGCCAGGGCCGCGGCGTGGGCGGCTGGAACGCCAAGATGCAGGTGCGCATGCTGACGCATGCCGCGCCGCACGAAGGTCTCGGTGTCGACCAGTATGCCTGGAGCACGTCGCCGCTGCGCCGCTACACGGACCTGGTCAACCAGTGGCAGATCCTGGCCGTGGCCGAGAAGGGCGTGATGGCCCCGCTGGTCGCGCCGTTCAAGCACAAGGATGCCAACCTGTTCGCGATCGTCTCGGCGTTCGACGCGGCCTATGCCGCCTATGCCGACTTCCAGGCCAATATGGAACGCTACTGGTGCCTGCGCTGGCTCGGCCAGGAAGACAAGCACCAGGTCGATGCCGTGGTGCTGAAGGATGAAGTGCTGCGCCTGACCGACATCCCGCTGGTGATCCGCCTGCCGGGCATGCCGTCGGCGCCGCGCGGCGCGGCCGTCAAGCTGGACGTGATCCGCTGGGATGAAGTGGACCTGACGATCGAGACGCGCCTGCTGGAGATCGAGGAAGCCGCGCCGGCCGCCGTCGACTTCGAGGAAGAAGAAGAGGAAGGCGACGCGGACAAGGCGCTGGTCGGCGAGACCGTGCCGGAGCTGGTCGCCGATCCCGACCAGCCTGCCGACGAGAAGGTGGAAGTGGCCGAAGCCGCCGACGAAGCGGACGCAGCCGCCGTCCCGCCCGCCGCTGGCTAAACCGGAACGGTGGAGGAGCCTGGTGTCGGACATTTTTTCGGGGCATGGCCCCGAAAAGGTGCCGGACACTGGTTTTCACTGCCGCCACTGGTAACGCCGGTGGTTTCAGCGGGTAGAATGATGCATTTCGCCGACGCTTTTTCCTTCTCTGCGTGAAGTATTTACAAGAAAACCGGTTCCTCGCGATCGCCCTGGCCGTCTCGGTGCTCGCACATGCGGCGTTGCTGGCGGTGCGTTTCGTGGCGCCGCAGGAATTCAAGCTGGCGCCCACCGATCCGACGCTGGAAGTCATCCTCGTCAATGCCAAGCACGCCAACCGGCCGCTGAAGGCCGAGGCGCTGGCGCAGGCCAACCTGGATGGCGGCGGCATGGCCGACCAGGGCCGCTCGAAGTCGCCGCTGCCGGACATGCGCCGGGTGGCCGATGGCGACAGCATCGAAGCCTCGCGCCGCCGCATCGAGCAGCTGGAAGAAGTGCAGAAGAAGCTGCTGACGCAGGTGAAGACCACGCCGTACCGCGCCGCACCCGTCACCGAGAACAGCAAGCCCGATCCCACGCCCACCGGCGCCGAGCTGATCGAAAGCAGCAAGGCGATCGCCCGCATGGCGGCCGAGATCGCGCAAACCATCGAAGACCAGAACAAGCGCCCGCGCCGCACCTACATCACGCCCAGCACCCAGCAGGTGGGCTATGCGATGTACTACAAGACCTTCCAGCGCAAAGTGGAAGAGGTGGGCACGCTGAACTTCCCGCAGGTGAACGGCCGCAAGCTGTATGGCGAGCTGGTGCTGTCGATCCCGATCTTCCAGGATGGCACGCTGTATACAAAGGAGGGCGGCATCACGGTGCAGACCAGTTCCGGCAATCCGGCGCTGGACCAGGCGGCGATCGCCATCGTGCGCCGCGCCGCGCCGTTCGGCAAGTTCCCGCCCAACATGCTGTCGAACGACCGCGACGACCTGTGGGTCATCATCACCCGGTTCAAATTCACCCGCGAACAAAAACTCGAAGCCCAACTCGGTGGAGCAAAATAAAGTGGACAATAACAGCGTGGACAATAACAGCGTGGACAATAACAGCGTGGACAATAACAGCGTGGACGGCACGTCCATGGATCGCATCGGCGGCGACGCAGGCGTTGACTCCGGCGTCAACTCCGGCGTCGACAAATACTGCGTGTTCGGCAATCCGATCGCCCACAGCAAATCGCCCGTCATCCACGCCGCGTTCGCCGCGGCCACGGGCCAGCGGCTGACGTATGAAAAACGCCTGGCGCCGCTGGATGGTT belongs to Pseudoduganella albidiflava and includes:
- the mpl gene encoding UDP-N-acetylmuramate:L-alanyl-gamma-D-glutamyl-meso-diaminopimelate ligase, which codes for MHIHILGICGTFMGGLAVLAKEAGHKVTGCDANVYPPMSTQLEAQGIELIQGFDADQVKLNPDLYVIGNVVSRGNPLVEEILNRSLPYVSGPQWIGEHILRDKWVLAVAGTHGKTTTSSMLAWILEDAGYAPGFLIGGVPMNFGISARLQGQTAGKSGDSAFFVIEADEYDTAFFDKRSKFVHYHAKTAILNNLEYDHADIFPDIGAIETQFHHLVRTVPGIGRVIVNGDEESLQRVIRRGCWSEKESFGNDGNANWTLKEHPDGSFDVLFNGKFEALINWKLTGRHNRYNALAAIAAARNVGVPVAQAAKSLESFESVKRRMEVRGVVNGVTVYDDFAHHPTAIATTVGGLRQKLGADTRILAVLEPRSNTMKLGAMKDALPASLREADFVFGFGSEKALGWSLATTLAPMGSKAAGYEDIDLMVKAIVGQARPGDHVVVMSNGGFGGVHGKLLDALQALKA
- a CDS encoding YqiA/YcfP family alpha/beta fold hydrolase; amino-acid sequence: MADGQRAAGKILYLHGFRSSPLSMKGRLLGERMAQLGRAADYLAPQLPASPKLAMQQAMALVAGLPRDQVANELAIVGSSLGGYYATWMAEQLGCRAALLNPAVTPLRDLEKYVGMTTMFHTGEPFEFKREYIAELGELAVPAITRPERYYLLAATGDEVLDWRDMVAHYPGARQHVIDGSDHGIAEFADYVDEVLAFCGIGAG
- a CDS encoding chorismate--pyruvate lyase family protein; this encodes MRERSLRRANWYRHVLAVNAPVALACWLTSGGSLTARLKAHAGTFRVQVLRQRPAQCLADESGALGLPRIGNGRGRCWEREVLLRCDNTPVVFAHTVVPMSADAADWPLFSALGERSLGTTLFGDPMVARGPLEYARLRGSHPLARRARAALAGQGIAVPDELLLYARRCLYRRRQGTLLVTEVFLPQVAALVPKTSNTR
- a CDS encoding ribonuclease catalytic domain-containing protein, which produces MNVFFEESGDFKVGQVLSTAGEAYQVEMASGKRSKVKAKDVLLQYDKPAPEELMEQARAVAADVDLDFLWEVAGQEEFGFAELGAEYFGHAPLPAEAAGLILALHTAPVYFHKKGRGRYKAAPEQTLKAALAGIEKKKQQAIVQQGYVDELKANKLPPSMAGIVQQLLFKPDKNTIEYKALEAACNELHTTPARLMLAVGGIGSAKDLHMARFLFESFPRGHGFPDVAVPPPPAGLPVAAVEAFSIDDVTTTEIDDAMSIVHLDDGKVRIGIHIAAPGLAIRPDDVIDKIARARLSTVYMPGDKITMLPDSVVEAYTLAEGKTCPALSLYATLDPADWTVISTETRAEMVPIANNLRHNDLDDVVNEQTLATGEGDYPRKAELTLLWAWAQHLEAGRMAKREAFGLKPEQNNRVDFNFYVEDDVVTITRRKRGAPLDKIVAEMMIFANSTWGKLMHDHGVPGIYRSQGRGVGGWNAKMQVRMLTHAAPHEGLGVDQYAWSTSPLRRYTDLVNQWQILAVAEKGVMAPLVAPFKHKDANLFAIVSAFDAAYAAYADFQANMERYWCLRWLGQEDKHQVDAVVLKDEVLRLTDIPLVIRLPGMPSAPRGAAVKLDVIRWDEVDLTIETRLLEIEEAAPAAVDFEEEEEEGDADKALVGETVPELVADPDQPADEKVEVAEAADEADAAAVPPAAG
- a CDS encoding TonB family protein; translation: MKYLQENRFLAIALAVSVLAHAALLAVRFVAPQEFKLAPTDPTLEVILVNAKHANRPLKAEALAQANLDGGGMADQGRSKSPLPDMRRVADGDSIEASRRRIEQLEEVQKKLLTQVKTTPYRAAPVTENSKPDPTPTGAELIESSKAIARMAAEIAQTIEDQNKRPRRTYITPSTQQVGYAMYYKTFQRKVEEVGTLNFPQVNGRKLYGELVLSIPIFQDGTLYTKEGGITVQTSSGNPALDQAAIAIVRRAAPFGKFPPNMLSNDRDDLWVIITRFKFTREQKLEAQLGGAK